GTATGATTCTGAGAGCGATAACACAAGTTCTGAAACGGAGAACTGTTTGGATTATACTTACGTTCCAGGAGATGACACGCTGGCTCAAGCAGAGCAGGAAGACACCTCCTACGAAGAAGCTGATGGGTCCTGCCTAATTGCTAATTTTGTGGCACTGGCTGATGGTTACCCTGATGATCCGCAGACTGCAACCGAAGCACTGAAGGGACCGGATTCAGACAGTTGGCGGAGGGCAATGACAGATGAgtataattcattcattaagaACAAATGTTGGACTTTGACAAAACGTAAACCTGGCCATAAGCCCGTtcaatgtaaatggatttttaaaaggaaatatggtgcTAATGGTGagctcataaaatttaaagctcGTTTGGTTGCCAAAGGTTATACCCAGAAATATGGTATAGATTACCAGGATACTTTTTCACCTGTAGTAAGGTACTCCACAATAAGAATGCTTCTTGCTCTAGCAGCAGAATACAACTTGGATTTGGAACATCTTGATGTGAAAACTGCTTTTCTCAATGGAGATCTTGAGGAAACAGTATACATGGAGCAACCAGAGTGTTTCAAGGTTAAAGGGAGCGAAGATATGGTATATAAGCTCGACAAGGCTGTGTACGGCCTTAAACAAGCTTCCAAGTCTTGGTACGATAAAATTACTAAGGTGCTCTGTGACAAATTAAAGTTCTGCCGCTTGACTTCTGAGCCATGCGTATTCTTTAAGTGTGAAAATGGATCAATGATGATCATAGCGTTGTATGTGGACGACTTGATTGTATTTTCATCACCAGATTTTCAAGGAAAGGATAAAATAAAGAAGGAACTACAGGAGGAATTCGAAATCACTGATCTAGGGCCAGCTCAGCATGTACTTGGCATGAAGCTGATGAGGGAAGATAACAAAATTTACCTAAATCAGTCGAACTACATCCAGAAGGTACTGAAAAAGTTTCGCATGGAGGACTGCAAACCAGCTGCAACACCCATGGAGACAGGTCTTAAACTTACCAAAGAACCCAAGCAGTACGAGACCTACGACTACAGAGGTTTGATTGGTTCTTTGATGTATGTGGCAGTTTGCACCAGACCTGACATCAGTCATGCAGTTAGCTACCTCAGTCAATTCAATGATTGTTTCGGCGAAACTCACTGGAAAGCTGCCAAAAGAATACTACGTTATTTGAAaggtacaattaattttaacctTGTATTTTCCAAATCAGGTTTGAACATTTCAGCCTACGCAGATGCTGACTGGGCGTCAGACAACATCGACCGTAAATCGTTTACTGGCTTCATTTTTACCGTGGGCAAGTCCGTTGTTGCTTGGGAGAGCCGCAAGCAGCGCACTGTTGCTCTGTCAAGCACTGAAGCAGAGTACATGGCGTTGTCAGACACATGTAAGgaagctttatttattagaaaatttttatttgaagtttttggTACCATGGCTAAAATCACGATTTATAATGACAATCAATCTGCTATTAAGTTAtgtaaaagttttgtatttcattccAGAACAAAGCACATTGATATACgtcatcattttattaaagaaattgttaataaaggtgttgttgaaataaaatacttgtcaaCTGCAAATATGTTAGCAGACATATTAACTAAAGCACTTTGTAAAGAAAAGCATAATTATTTCACAAGTCAGTTGCTAACAAGTTCATAGGTTAACttataatgtttgtgttttaaCTGAACTAAGTTAGAATGTAACTTTGTTAAGTTGTAGTTTATGTTTAGCTTGCGTTTAAGGGCCAGTGTTGAAGCTATTGCTTAAATGTAAACGCaacctaaaagtttattttgtctgtgctcagtgtgacatatgtaatgtcaaatagacgtcagccctttaacttcctgttctctgctaatggtcattggtaatgtacgtacttgtcttgtttgttatcgctcatagtattaaaatcaagtGTAATCTCATCGCAGTGTTTTTATTCCTATCATTTTTCCTAACAGTTTCTTCGATGACGATACATTTCTCTCATCCACCACCTTGGTGGTTTTCTCTTCTTCTTTATGGCACAGTGAATAATTACAAAGACAGCAGCAGCTACAAGGACACGTGAAGACATGACGGAGCCGAGCATATACTGAGCAGCCTGAGCACAGCTTTTTCTTCTTGCTATTGGCGAGTGTCTCCTgtctaaatctaaaaaaaatattcagcaaGTACAGAATGCATGTGCACGCTTTAGCTTTTATATCCCTCGTAGAGTCCACATTACCCCTTACCTTAATCGCAGTAACCTAATGAACATGAATTCGTGCCGGTACCTTCATTTTGCCACtttgctttttaaaattatccgTACTCGTACACCACCTTATTTGTTCCACAAATTGGAGTTCTCACGACGCCAGGTGCGTATGGCTGCTACACGTTTGGTTTGCCCAAAACATCGTACAACTGCATTTCGTGGCAGCTTTCGTTATGCTTCCACGAAgtgttggaataatattccgccTCCCATAATGGGCCTGCGTTAGTTtagggctatttaaattaaaatacaaagaatatcttattaatgtccaaaaatcaatttcaaatatttaaaaatattagtttgttttgtgtggcaatGGAAAGTTTTAatcaagtttaattgtttttatttgttgttagttttaattttagatccgagtttcactattttttgtgctttgtgctcatagagaattaatagtttgtataCCTTCGTGTGACAAGACTGTGCGTTAttagcgctctctgggtttccacggaagaccagcgttgtgcattctttcgaaaccacaactatgctgagttgggggcccattggcgtcattagatcataattagattagtataactttaataaatgtatcagaatgtataatgacgtcaataaacattttttcttcttcttattCATCTAGCAGCTCCTCCAGTACTAGTTCATCGAGTAATTCAGAAGGTGCTGTATAGGAACcggaaattatttttaacatcatTTGGTcgtatttttttcatacaggTGAAAGATcctaattaagaaaaaattaaacagAAACATTACCTAAGGTGTTCGCCAACGGAATTCGCTGATGTGATGACTGAACCCTCAGTTGAAATGTTAGGGCACAATATTACAACTTCTGAGCCTGAGGAAATGCCTCGTCTCCTATAAAAACATGTGGTAAGCTTTCAGTGGTACTAGGTAGAGGTTTATTTGGGGGCAGCTTTAACTTATTGGTGTTGagttttttccaaaattttgaaTTCTGTAAAATTCCGCCGTCGCTATTTTTACCATATGATCCGACATCAACAattaaaaaactgtatttcgCGTCGACCACAGCTAGTAACACTGTActgaaaaagtttttataattatagtataagCTTCCACTATTATCTGGTGCCTGTATATTGACATGCTTTCCGTCTATAGCGCCCAAACAGTTAGGAAAATTCcaaatattaaagaaatcaCGTGAAACCTTTTCCCACATTTCTTCATCTGGCATCTGCATAACTATGGGCATCAAAACATCACAAATTACTCTGATTGTCTCATGAATAATTGAATGAACTGTAGAAATTcccattcgaaaattaaatGACAAGTTTTTGAAACTGCAACCAGTGATGAggaatctgtaaaaataaaacaaacacacaaaatagaaatataagacTGCCGTACCAAAacgaactataaaataaaaaagagttatgttattaatttttcatttctgtTCTTTCCAGTGACGCAGTGCCAGGATCGTTGGAAGAAACTGCGAGATAACTTCAGAAAAGCCTATTATAACCGAAAAGGCAAGAGTGGCGATGGTGCAACTACGtccaaattgataaaatttgaaaaagaactttcttttataataccaTTTTTTCGCAATCGAAACCAAATATCTAATGTAACATTATCATCGGATGATTCAGAGCCTGGCACACCAATACCACCACCATCGACATCATCTAAACGTTCTGACCATTCTGAAGTTGAATCGCTTGCAAGTACTTCTGGCTCGAAAAAGAGACCACGCTTAAGCAAAGATGTTGCTACGGTTTTCGAAGAGTATCTTgaagaaaaaagaaatactaCACCCCGTGACAAGGcattacgtaatttttttttgtctatgtCAGATACAGTGGAAACATTCCCAAAAGAAGTCCAAGCACGAATTAAAAGGCGCGTGTTTAACATTGTTAATGAAGCTGAATTAAGTCTGTATGAAAATAGTACAGATTTGAATTATTCTTTGTCtataaattcaccgccatcGACTAATCAATCTACTTACCTAGTGTCAAACGAAACCTATATTCCTCAAAACTATCCAGATCAGACTACTTACGGGTACAATACCAGcacacaaaatacaaaataataaacaatcaaaaacaataataattataataataataattaaacacacacaaatctgtactatttaattacatttcattaaCGTAAATAATGCTTAATAAATGGAGGGCTGTGATTTTGTGATCTATTTAGATGTTTGTGTTATTTAACATGATTAGTATAAGTAATTTACATTTCATTAACGTAAACAATGCTTAATAAATGGAGGGCTGTGATTTTGTGATCTAAATAACATGAttagtataaataattgttttttatttaccttaaaGTTACCGTTAACCTTTCTTCGGCTGTAATGGTGCAACGATAATTTGTAGTCTTTTTTGTTATATGTACTCTTAACAAATCTGTCAATTTCAAAAATTGCCAATATTCCATACGATAatactcataaaattttaggCTATCTCTCTTCAATTCCTCGAAAATGGTGTGAAACTCCCCATGGATTAGTCTGTTTTTCCAAATATGTTTTACCCATATTTGTTTCCGCTTGCGCTTACGTTTCCTATGTTCTATTTCAAGTAATCTTgctaacaaatatatttcttcGTCGGAGCTATCTAAATCCATGTTTCGAAAAGCACACGTTAACACACCGAAAACAAAACTTAGACTGCGCGGAATACTGACACTGCCTTTGTAGTGTATCCACCCGACTCCGAGCGCATCCGACCGGCTCCGAGCACATCCAACCGCACCCGCTTTCAGATCTCTTCCAGCCGGTCGATGTGAAATAGTTGGCGGCTCCGCTCCGGCCAATTCCAAGCGTATACGACCCGGTCTGTGTGAAAAGAAAAAAGCAGGCCGATGCTCTCCGAGCCGGTCTGTGTGAACGGACCCTTAATGTGGGTCTCTGGGCGGTGGAACCGGGGGGTACCACTGCCTAGTTGGAGGAGACCCCCGGGACCGCTTGCGTATCCCGTGTTCCGGCACGCCAAATGGAATGACGAGTGGCGTCACAGTTGGGCGCCCACAAGATGGGTCCGAATCGGACAACCGTCGGGGGAGCAGCGGAAGTGTGCGAAAGCTCCGCCGGAAGACGGTGAGGAGGAACACCGCTGTTTTTTGGCGGTAAGAGTCCGGCATAACCCGACAGTGCCCCCCCCCCCGTGCCTGTCGGGTATCCATGAGGATTTTCCaacgttaaaaaaaaaagttacgttAGGTTAGGTTGAAGTCGTTGTGCGGTCGTAGTGGCAACATCGTCTTCACTTCGCTCCGCGTTCACGACGGCTTTTGGTGTGTTTATAACTTGTGTGTATATACATGTTATTTATCAAAAGACGCACCTTTTTGCGGGGGAAAAGTGCGGGGCGCATTTCCATGGGCAGCACAATAGTCAAGTGCCCCACCACAGCATCGAAGGCGATCATGCAGAATCGCCTTTGCATCGGATGGagcaccgtacgggtcaccctccTTCAGGCTAGGCCTTTACGGTGCTTCCGGTGCTACGGCATCGGACATGGCAGTGCGACGTGCACCGCAAAGGACCTATGTTGTCGCTGTGGTAAGGCGGGGCACGTTGCACCAAGGAGCCAAGGTGCGACGTCTGCGCAGATGCCGGAGCACCCGCAGGACATCGTATGGGGGCGGAGGTGCAACCCTCCgctcataaagaaaaaaatatcggGGACGGGGGTGCCGGCCCCCGACATGTCCACGGAACCGAGCGCACCCACCACCTTGGAGGGTTCGGTTGCTCCTCAGGGGGAGCTTGAACAAATATCGTCGTAATGGAGGGTACGACACTGTTCGAGCTCCTTCAGGGGAACCTTAATCACTCGGCTGGGGCGCAGGACTTATTCTTGCAGTCCATGGCGGAGTGGGGTGTGGATGTGACGGTAGCGGCGGGGCCATATAGTCCTCCCGAGAGAAGTAATTGGGCTGCGGACTCTCGTGGCTTGGTCGCAGTTGTTGCGCGGTCAGGGGGTCCACTCCTAATAGCTCGGGAAAGGGGGGATGGCTTTGTCGTAGCAAACTGGGGCCCTCTAATAGTGGTGGTCGGCCCGGGTCACACTACTCGAGGCTAGACCCATGCGGTGTTACCGATGTCTCGACTCGGGGCACGTGAGGAGTCGGTGCACCTGCGAGGTGGACCGCAGCGATGCCTGCTATCGCTGCGGTCAATCAGGCCACAAGGCAGCTGGCTGTGCCGCTACCCCACACTGCTCGCTGTGCGAGGCAAAACAGAAGCCGGCGGACCACAGAGCGGGAGGCGGAGCATGTACCGCTTCCGCCACTGCCAAGTctgcaaaaaacaaaaaaaaaagaagaaaaagccTGCCGAGAAACGCTCAATAACCCACCCCCGGCTGTCCGCCGCTGAAGTGGAACGTGCCGCGAGGGTTGCAGACATGGTCAGTCAATTAAGCGATGGCCATCTCTCTCCTGCAGACAAACCTCAATCACTCGGCCAGGGCTCAAGACCTCTTGCACCAGAGCCTGGCCGAGTGGTTGGTCCAGGTGGCGGTAGTGGCCGAACCTTACCTCGTCCCCGCCAGGGACAACTGGGTTGGTGACCGAGGGGATACGGTAGCGATCGTCGCGCAGTCAGCCGCCGGCTTCGCCCTTCGACAAAACAGTCAAGGGCCACGGATGCGTTGCGGCCACCCTTATGGGTGTGACGATCGTCGGCGTGTACTTCTCGCCTAACCGGAGTCTGGCCGCATTCGAGCAATTCCTGCTTGAGGTCGGTTCTCTGGTCTGCCAGAGTCACCCAATCCCGGTGCTGGTCGCCGGGGACTTCAACGCTAATGAGGGGTTTACACGGGTGACTAAAGCCGCACGATATTTGCCGCGCGGCGTAACTCGACCATCTAAATGGCAATTCGGCTAAGTTGCAAGTGACTAAAGCCGCAAGCCCCAAAGTTGGGTAGCATCCGACTTTGGCCGAGCGGCAACCGGCCGCATGCGACTGCTGACTAAAATCGACCGTGTAAACGATCTGTTGCAGGCGATCGCCCGCCGCGTGAAAGTGTTTCGCGCACGCACgtgtatttatttactacaGCGTTTCTGTGCACATGTATCGTAAGAACCATGGATAAAAATAATACCATACAGTTTTTGGAATGCTATGAAATGCATCCATGCTTATGGAACCCAAGAGAACGAGATTACAGGAACATATTGTACGTTTAGCGGCTCTTAAATCTATTATTCAAGAAATGCGTTTGTCCATAACAGTTGAAGAGCTTAAATTGAAGATAAAAAGTATACGAACCACGTATAATAGAGAGGCCAGTAAGGTAGCAAAGTCAAAGAAGAGTGGCGCGGGAAAGGATGATATATACAGACCTCAATTAATTTGGTTTTCTGTAGCTGACCGCTTTTTAAAGCCAGTGATAGAAGGAAGAAACAGTAAAGATAACATGGTAAgtcttataattatttattaaatagttatTCTTGTtcgcatattataaattataataggtAAATCGtgaacagagccatttttataatattacttaaataaacatacaatatttacGCAATCATTCTATCTTGCCATGAAACTTTTCCTGGTCCGACAAAATAGTCAGCATATCTATCGCGCAGATCTTTTGCATTTCGTGAATAGTTGTTAGAAGATAGCGGTGTCATTAATTCGTCTACTCCTGCCGTAGGAATGCTTCTCCAACTTCCGTTTCTGATTGTCCCTGAACTTAAGTCTTCTCCGTCTACTAATTCGGGAGTATTCATGTATATGAGATTAGTCCGAAGCCAGTTATGCAGCGCACAGGTCGCTTTAATAATAGAATCAGTTTTATCCAATGAAACAGATATTTTCTGTATACTCTGAATCGTGAAGCCATTATGCCAAAGGCATTCTCTACGATTCGGGTGCTCTTGATAGTCTgtaattaaagattttttgtTTGTGTTCCAAACCTTCATGTCTTGAATACGGTTTCATTAAATAGGTTGCCAAAGGGAAAGCATCATCACCAACGAAAACTGCTTTATTAggtagttttaaattatttctttcaaGAGCACTATAGAACTTTGTTTTTTTCCAAATTTGCGAATCATTCATGCGTCCATTAGTTCcgaaatctatatatatgaaaCGGTAATGTGCATCCACTATAGCAAACAACACCACACTATAAGTGCctttgtaattataatagtcTGATGCTCCGTGTGGTGGATTTTCGATTAATACGTGTTTCCCGTCAATAGCCCCACAACGAAAAGGATATTTCCAGCGATCTAAAAAATCCTTTTGTATTTTCTTCCATTGATCTGTGGTGGATGGCACCtaaaagaattaaatttatattagtggTTACAGGGAAAAGATTCAGCGGTGAACACAAACAGCGACGCGTCTTCATATTTTGATGAATTGGAACAAGAAGATAATATTGCGCccttacaaaagaaaaaaaattgtctccaaAGAAAAAGGCGAAACGTGCTCTAATGGACGCACCTAAAATGGACCCACCTGTTTTACAAGCAGTCAATAGATTAGAAACTTTGGCTCAAACTATCCGTCAAGATGAATTTGATACATTCGGAGTACATGTGGCAAGCCAATTACGTAGTTTGCCATTAAGAAATTCTATTGTTTGTCAaaatttcatcaataattatttgtcaAAAGAAAGACTGAAAACCTTAAATACACAACATTTTCCAATTGCTAGACCTACGAGTTCACTCTCAGAGTATACACGCTATACTTCGACTCCAGAAGCCGAAGCTACTACTGCCCGAAACCAAGCTTTTCAAAACCAGCGTGAAACTTCGACTCCCGAAGCTTCCACTTCTAGAAGGCACCTCGATTATGAAGAAGACTATTTTGCCAGCTGTTTACGTACACAAGAAAATACTGGGCAACAATACGGAGTGAACAACGATATTCTATCTCAAGCTAAGTTAGGTCATGCTTAGATGAAATCacaatgaaaaatttataaataaatcgtttataattaattatagtttCACTTACCATAATGAACTCCCGTAAAACATTGTATATAGCATCCAAAACATCCTTCAAAAACAAGGAAATTGTGCATTCTGGAACTCTAAATGACTCTGCAAGACTTGAATAGTTATCACCGGTAGCCAAGAACTTCagggttatttttaatttcattttcggAGAAAGTGCTACTCGCATATTGGTATCGCATTTTTGTATAAGCGGAGTAACCTTATGTAGTAAAGTATTAAACTGATCAGTAGTCATTATTAatcgttttttaaaataatcaggATCTTCTAAACTCCACTGAACCAATAAAGTATCCGAAGCACCCAAGTCCTTACGTCGAGAAATCCATCACGTACCCAAACAAAACGTTTTCTTCTTTCCTTTTGGTTTTTCTTCACTCTTTGTTCTTTAAGCAATTGttgaataattgaataattaattatttcaattccGGCACAAACGGCTATTCTGCTCAACATTTTCGATGGAAATGACAGAGCCGCATGCGATTTTAGTAACCAGTGTAAATGGGCTAGCGATGCGGCTTGGTGAGGCAATTAGTGAAGCGACTCGCTGCACGGCGAAAATCGACCCGTGTGAACCCCCCATAAGTCAACGGCCTGGGGTTCCCCGATTACCGATGCGCGGGGTGAGGTATTGGAGGAGTGGGCTGCCACGTCGGGTTTAGTTCTTCTGAACCGGGGGTCGGTAGACATGTGTGTGCGGCACAATGGGGGATCCATCGTGGACCTCACGTTGGCAACACCGTGTCTTGCGCGCCGTGTCCGAAACTGGAGGGTGCTCGGGGAGGCGGAGACGCTGTCGGACCATCGGTACATCCGGTTCGAGGTCACCGCTAATCCTGGAGCTTCACATTACCGACCCCCACACGGGGACGGACCGCGTTGGGCTCTCAAGACCATGGACGGTGACGTCATCGTCGAGGCGTCCATCGTCCAGGCTTGGCAGCTGGCGCCAGAGGGGCCGGCGGCTGATGTGGACCGGCGAGCGGAGCCGTTGAGCGAGTCGATGATGCAGGTGTGCGACGCCGGCATGTCCCGCGCCAATCTGCTCCCGTCCCGCAGATGGGTGTACTGGTGGTCGGCGAACCTACGCCGTCTCCATGAAACGTGCGTTTCAGCCAGACGCCAGTACACTCACTACAGAAGGCGGCGAAGACGGGTGGATGCCGAGGAAAGCCGCCTATACGCCGCGTACAGGGGGAGATGCACTACATTGCAGATCGCCATAGCTGAGGCAAAGTTCGAGTCGTGGGGAGAGTGGTTGGAAACTCTGAATAGAGATCCCTGGGGGCGTCCTACAAGACGGTGCGTGATCAGCTTTGCCCTGGGCCCCTCCTCTGACCCAAAGTCTCCAACCTGAGTTTGTTGCAAACTTCATCGCCACTCTCTTTCCAGAGAGGGCTGACTCGTCGCCTCCGCCTATGGCGGCTGCAGCGTCGGAGTGCCCGGACGCCTCGATACTCGAGGTGTCCCAAGAGGAGCTGGAAGCCGCGGTCCAGCGGCTCTGCGCTAAGAGCACCGCACCGGGCCCCGACGGGGTACCCGGTAGGGTGTGGGTGCTCGCCTTGGAGGCCCTCAGGCCGAGAGTGCTCGAACTCTTCGACTCGTGTATGCGGCTTGGTCGCTTTCCGAAGAAGTGGAAGATCGGCAGGCTCGTGTTGCTGCGCAAGGAGGGTCACCCGGTGAACTCGCCGTCGGCGTACCGGCCCATAGTGTTGCTCGACGAGGTGAGCAAGCTCTTCGAGCGGATTATTTCCGCGCGTCGACCACCTCGAACAGGTCGGGCCGGGGCTGAGTATTCGGCAGTTCGGTTTCCGCCGAGGCTGGTCAACGGTCGACGCTAACGCGCGTGTAAGAGGCGGTTATTtagaataacttaaaataaaagttaagaatatttattttaaagtctgTTAAAACTTAGGATTTTATACTGTTTATGGCTAGTTTATTACTTCTGGTAGAAATATGTTGATTTTAGAAGAgagtaagttatttatttaagaagtaattttttaatgacTTCACTTAAATGCATATGGAGTATTGAGATTGTCacaaattttaattacattataacaCTATTATCGTGCTTTTACTCATTATGATTACGTAATAACAcagttttaaagaaaaattataacataataaaatattatggctGGTTTACATTATTCCAGTCCAGCGATCCAGTCCAGTGCTGGATTGCTTACTGGAAAAATGTAAACCGGCACTGGAATGAACTGAATCCAGTAAGCATTCCAGTCCAGTAACTGGATTCGCGGTCTACTTTTGAATCCAGTGCGATCAATCCAGTGCAACTGGAATAATGTAGACGGCCAATCCAGTGCCATTCCAGTGCTGACGAAGTACACACGTGTTGGTTGTTTTAAGGGACTTTTTTTGCGAAGAAAATAGATTTAACAATGGTGAAGAAGTTATCTGAAGACGAAACTGTAAAGTTTGTCACTATATACAGAGAAAATCCGTGTTTATGGGATATAACATCAGaacattataaaaacaaagctaTGCGCCAAATTGCTTT
The sequence above is a segment of the Leptidea sinapis chromosome 29, ilLepSina1.1, whole genome shotgun sequence genome. Coding sequences within it:
- the LOC126973546 gene encoding uncharacterized protein LOC126973546, coding for MAATHCRTKTNYKIKKSYVINFSFLFFPVTQCQDRWKKLRDNFRKAYYNRKGKSGDGATTSKLIKFEKELSFIIPFFRNRNQISNVTLSSDDSEPGTPIPPPSTSSKRSDHSEVESLASTSGSKKRPRLSKDVATVFEEYLEEKRNTTPRDKALRNFFLSMSDTVETFPKEVQARIKRRVFNIVNEAELSLYENSTDLNYSLSINSPPSTNQSTYLVSNETYIPQNYPDQTTYGYNTSTQNTK